The proteins below come from a single Oryzias latipes chromosome 14, ASM223467v1 genomic window:
- the emc6 gene encoding ER membrane protein complex subunit 6 yields the protein MAGVGAKREGPQFISEVAMRGNAAVLDYCRTSVSALSGATAGILGLTGLHGFVFYFLSSFLLSLLLILKAGRRWNKCFKSRRLLFTGGLVGGLFTYVLFWTFLYGMVHVY from the coding sequence ATGGCAGGAGTCGGGGCCAAACGAGAGGGGCCGCAGTTCATCAGCGAGGTTGCCATGAGAGGGAACGCCGCCGTGCTGGATTACTGCCGCACGTCCGTGTCGGCCCTGTCCGGAGCGACGGCAGGCATCCTCGGGCTGACGGGACTTCACGGCTTCGTTTTTtacttcctgtcctccttcctcctctctctgttgCTCATCCTGAAAGCGGGCCGGCGATGGAACAAATGCTTCAAATCTCGGCGGCTGCTCTTCACTGGAGGTCTCGTCGGGGGCCTTTTCACCTACGTCCTGTTTTGGACCTTCCTGTACGGAATGGTGCACGTGTATTAA